The following proteins are co-located in the Syngnathus scovelli strain Florida chromosome 5, RoL_Ssco_1.2, whole genome shotgun sequence genome:
- the LOC125969542 gene encoding calmodulin-regulated spectrin-associated protein 3-like isoform X3, which translates to MEYSLKSIHFSPSSSNSSSPFYRRSVRLSAAMVDSGPGEATSTKKPFSVLEIPPLDQFDFGRAKIRANVRWLLCKSYGCAENVPVEMREPLYKDQYDQEHLKPAISELLLSPEIYCKAQALLLQTPGGPSASQNSPSDHCALLQFLTKKGVAPQVQDVDVTEDDLRCTPIKMKAHLALMDSMISLAAREIVDRVKMPAGAEQMGVGAPWENALLFWVNRLNQKLKESTEEEETPQRSQQNTDVQASQETIRYRKDKVQSKLTPTFPLVSAVKDLSNGCAIAAVLHFYCPGLLPLEDVCLKDTMSVADSLYNLHLIKELCESSLQSCCLLSPEDLLYAPPLLHLNIMSFVAELLEWFEVKKPDFVQPIQSIDLTDVSSLAFCTSPVSGNSNSGSPSYIFKHPFVTVPSPLSPENKTWTKKQISHPLSSATFSIPFGLDSDVDIVMGNPIDSVFRSASTDSLGTSIPATTTLAGITRIPYSSPVSASAPSQRSSWGPYMHPAPLGELPTVEEALQVPPGAKDRNKGRTAVKDVLTARPESRLCPEGAPAVFFLHSPLEDNSQLSHSAPCRSGVIYRPVCGEASNNGGRGERKARQTNGAARDDDSSEAFDDTPRNAPGNMRPGKSHQGDYSPRMTSFAEKRDGKRRHTVASGEDFSTTPTATTPGTPLTPCTPAGTQSQKVNPGFKVPETGSEDWELGARLEEKRKSIEAQKRRIEAIFVKHRQRLGKTAFLKMKREQGEGGGEGADEDNVSLEERLARIEEQLKREEEKEKTEKEVEKEKAKPSISNAPRLEKQVTFSIDSKKGQEQEKGPEKVGGGMLVEYNEIVQKLSEALQSLQKDMHKLTEQQQELLGNQRPRSSQKVTAKSRPKSNTKAPAKTPPATPTKTPPRTPTKSTSKAWMIPNGSKTSSVSPSSRRTNPLSAATSPKTMVSSSCPAPRTKIHISSTPRSPKHHPRPQAHPRPSELKFPPLNRVLTPTRTVDTLPHLRRVSPSKCQVQTTSSFRIGGLPEISQPAPQPHHSTSDTASCETPTQFSLELEQDDAEAAVVPVPPPPRATSGSSSGAPSECSFESETLSISAAYSTERDGAKAAERHCGIIEVSLSSLGEAEGGTDEPTDEGRDFSSDSMSDQLESAVEPAVINSDSPEQLDSATEAGNSSDQQTESSHADAAEPLGENELGARGGIGFYFKEDVENEDEMSQRKALLLERQQRRAEELKRRRQEQEHEKIMESSNKTASSPSNTPRVGKISPCPTSPATPVRRGGFTRAEYARRQQLRIMDDLDKMLQQKKSTNLGRSPVKKTRPPRPRSVTREETQLSLSPAKKATVPKLTKSHSSLNLAAGDNDGDKEVQRKPDLPAGSATPSGLANQNGDWDAGSNGTSPALEHTGLKLFKEPSFKSNKFIIHNALSRCCLAGKVNEPQKNKIVEEMEKSPANHFLILFRDVNCQFRGVYTANPDSAELVRLTGVGPKTVSSTQVESMYKYSSDRKQFSAIPSKTLGMSVDAFTIPGYLWHAGGAAATGGGGGSSRRASLAKTLVSK; encoded by the exons ATGGAGTATTCATTGAAGAGTATTCATTT CTCTCCATCCTCTTCCAACTCCTCCTCCCCTTTTTATCGGCGCTCCGTGCGCCTCAGCGCGGCCATGGTAGACTCCGGACCCGGCGAAGCTACGTCGACGAAGAAGCCCTTTTCGGTCCTGGAGATTCCCCCTCTGGACCAGTTCGACTTCGGCCGCGCCAAGATCCGCGCCAACGTGCGTTGGCTGCTGTGCAAGTCGTACGGCTGTGCAG AGAATGTGCCAGTGGAGATGCGGGAGCCACTCTACAAGGACCAGTATGACCAAGAGCACCTCAAGCCGGCCATCTCCGAGCTCCTCCTCTCCCCGGAGATCTACTGCAAAGCTCAGGCCCTGCTGCTCCAGACCCCTGGGggcccctcggcctcgcagaacTCACCCTCTGACCACTGCGCTCTGCTTCAGTTTCTTACTAAGAAAGGTGTGGCCCCGCAGGTCCAGGATGTGGACGTCACAGAGGACGACCTCAGATGCACCCCCATCAAGATG AAAGCCCACCTGGCCTTGATGGACTCCATGATATCACTGGCCGCCCGGGAGATCGTGGACAGGGTAAAAATGCCTGCCGGGGCTGAACAGATGGGCGTCGGAGCGCCTTGGGAGAACGCGCTGCTCTTCTGGGTCAACAGA TTGAACCAGAAGCTGAAGGAAAGCACCGAGGAAGAAGAGACGCCCCAGCGGTCGCAGCAGAACACCGATGTCCAAGCCTCTCAGGAAACG ATTCGCTACAGGAAGGACAAAGTGCAGTCCAAGCTGACTCCCACCTTCCCCTTGGTCAGCGCGGTCAAAGATCTGTCTAATGGCTGCGCTATAGCTGCTGTGCTGCATTTCTATTGCCCAGGGTTGCTGCCTCTAgagg ATGTATGTCTGAAGGACACCATGTCAGTGGCCGACAGTCTTTACAACCTGCACCTGATTAAAGAGCTTTGTGAGAGCAGTTTGCAGAGCTGCTGCCTTCTTTCCCCGGAAGATCTTCTCTATGCTCCACCTCTTTTGCAT CTGAACATCATGAGCTTTGTAGCTGAGCTGCTGGAGTGGTTTGAGGTCAAGAAACCCGATTTTGTGCAACCGATACAAAGCATTGACCTGACCG ATGTCTCTAGTTTAGCGTTCTGTACCAGTCCTGTTAGTGGAAACAGCAACAG CGGGTCTCCTTCGTACATCTTCAAACACCCTTTTGTGACCGTCCCTTCTCCACTATCACCTG AAAACAAAACCTGGACAAAGAAACAAATAAG TCATCCTCTGTCCTCAGCGACTTTCAGCATCCCATTTGGGCTGGACAGTGATGTTGATATTGTCATGGGCAACCCGATAGATTCTGTCTTTCGCTCTGCCAGCACGGACAGCCTGGGCACCAGCATCCCCGCAACGACCACGCTGGCGGGAATAACTCGCATACCGTACAGCTCCCCGGTTAGCGCTTCAGCGCCGTCGCAGCGGTCTTCTTGGGGGCCTTATATGCACCCAGCGCCCCTGGGAGAGCTGCCCACTGTCGAGGAAGCGTTACAGGTGCCTCCTGGCGCGAAAGATCGAAACAAAGGAAGGACTGCAGTGAAAGATGTTTTGACGGCAAGACCGGAATCGAGGTTATGTCCCGAGGGCGCccctgctgtttttttcctgcacTCCCCATTGGAGGACAATTCTCAGCTCAGTCATTCTGCCCCCTGCCGCTCGGGAGTCATTTATCGACCGGTTTGCGGAGAGGCGAGTAATAACGGCGGTAGAGGGGAGAGGAAGGCGAGGCAGACGAATGGTGCGGCACGTGACGATGATTCATCAGAAGCGTTTGATGACACCCCCAGAAATGCCCCTGGTAATATGCGACCTGGTAAAAGTCATCAAGGAGACTACAGCCCACGCATGACAAGCTTTGCAGAGAAACGGGACGGCAAAAGAAGACATACCGTAGCTTCCGGCGAAGACTTTTCCACTACCCCGACAGCAACCACGCCCGGAACGCCGCTCACTCCCTGCACACCAGCAGGAACTCagagtcagaaggtcaacccggGCTTCAAAGTTCCCGAGACGGGTTCCGAGGACTGGGAGCTGGGAGCTCGTCTGGAGGAAAAACGCAAAAGCATCGAAGCTCAAAAGAGACGAATCGAGGCCATCTTTGTCAAGCACAGACAGAGGCTCGGAAAAACAGCTTTCCTCAAAATGAAACGAGAACAaggtgagggagggggagagggagCGGATGAGGACAACGTCTCTCTGGAGGAGCGCCTCGCTCGCATTGAGGAGCAGCTGAAAAGGGAGGAAGAGAAGGAAAAGACAGAAAAGGAGGTAGAGAAGGAGAAAGCCAAGCCATCCATCTCCAACGCTCCACGGCTGGAGAAGCAGGTCACCTTCTCTATTGACAGCAAAAAAGGACAAGAGCAAGAAAAAGGACCAGAGAAAGTAGGCGGCGGCATGTTGGTGGAGTATAATGAAATTGTCCAAAAACTGAGTGAAGCTTTGCAGTCACTGCAGAAGGACATGCATAAACTAACTGAACAGCAGCAGGAGCTTCTAGGAAACCAAAGACCAAGAAGCTCCCAAAAAGTCACCGCAAAGTCAAGACCCAAAAGTAACACCAAGGCGCCTGCCAAAACCCCTCCGGCCACACCCACAAAGACACCCCCAAGAACCCCTACCAAGAGCACCAGCAAAGCCTGGATGATTCCAAACGGCTCCAAAACCTCTTCTGTGTCTCCATCGTCCCGACGGACAAACCCTCTCTCTGCAGCTACTTCGCCAAAAACAATGGTCTCCTCCTCCTGTCCTGCTCCCCGCACCAAAATCCACATCTCTTCCACCCCTCGCAGTCCCAAGCACCACCCAAGACCGCAAGCCCATCCACGACCATCAGAGCTCAAGTTCCCCCCTCTCAATCGTGTTTTAACTCCAACTCGCACTGTGGATACCCTCCCCCACTTGCGAAGAGTGTCGCCCAGCAAGTGTCAAGTGCAGACAACGTCGTCCTTCCGCATCGGCGGACTTCCGGAAATTTCTCAGCCTGCGCCGCAACCCCACCATAGCACTTCGGATACGGCGTCTTGCGAGACACCCACCCAGTTTAGCCTGGAGCTGGAGCAGGACGATGCCGAGGCAGCCGTCGTGCCCGTGCCGCCTCCCCCGAGGGCCACCAGCGGCAGCAGCTCCGGTGCTCCTTCCGAATGCTCTTTTGAGAGCGAGACTTTATCCATTTCCGCCGCATACAGCACCGAACGAGACGGAGCGAAAGCTGCCGAGAGGCATTGCGGTATCATTGAGGTGTCGCTGTCCTCCCTTGGAGAAGCGGAGGGAGGCACTGATGAACCTACAGATGAAGGGCGGGATTTTTCGTCCGACTCCATGAGTGACCAACTCGAATCTGCGGTGGAGCCTGCCGTAATCAATTCCGACAGCCCGGAGCAGTTGGATTCAGCCACAGAAGCGGGGAACTCTTCAGACCAACAAACGGAATCCAGTCACGCCGACGCTGCAGAACCACTCGGAGAAAATGAGCTTGGAGCCCGAGGAGGGATCGGATTCTACTTTAAG GAGGATGTGGAGAACGAGGACGAAATGTCCCAGCGGAAGGCTCTGCTTTTGGAGCGGCAGCAAAGGAGAGCTGAGGAGCTGAAGAGGAGGCGACAAGAGCAAGAACATGAAAAAAT AATGGAATCCTCCAACAAGACTGCTTCCTCTCCTTCCAACACACCCCGTGTTGGAAAAATCTCGCCCTGTCCCACTTCTCCCGCCACTCCAGTCCGGCGTGGAGGTTTCACGCGAGCCGAATACGCCCGCCGACAGCAGCTCCGGATTATGGACGACCTGGATAAGATGCTGCAGCAGAAGAAGTCCACCAACCTGGGTCGATCGCCTGTCAAGAAGACAAGGCCACCACGGCCTCGCAGCGTCACCAGGGAGGAAACCCAGCTGTCCCTGAGCCCCGCCAAGAAAGCCACTG TCCCCAAGTTGACCAAGTCTCACTCGTCCCTCAACCTGGCAGCAGGAGACAATGATGGGGATAAGGAAGTCCAAAG GAAACCGGATTTGCCTGCCGGAAGCGCGACGCCAAGCGGACTTGCGAACCAGAACGGAGACTGGGATGCCGGTTCCAATGGAACCTCACCAGCCCTGGAACACACAG GTCTGAAGCTCTTCAAAGAGCCAAGCTTCAAGTCCAATAAATTCATCATCCACAACGCTCTGTCTCGTTGCTGCTTGGCCGGGAAGGTCAACGAGCCCCAGAAGAACAAGATTGTCGAG GAGATGGAGAAGAGCCCCGCCAACCACTTCCTTATCCTCTTCCGGGACGTCAACTGCCAGTTCCGCGGCGTCTACACGGCCAACCCCGATTCAGCGGAGCTTGTGCGCTTGACCGGCGTGGGCCCCAAAACGGTAAGCTCGACCCAAGTGGAGTCCATGTACAAGTACAGCTCAGACCGGAAGCAATTCAGCGCCATCCCCTCAAAGACCTTGGGCATGAGCGTGGACGCATTCACCATCCCTGGATACCTGTGGCACGCTGGAGGGGCAGCGGCTACGGGTGGGGGGGGAGGAAGCAGCAGACGGGCGAGCTTGGCAAAGACGCTCGTTTCCAAGTGA